A genomic window from Caldicellulosiruptor kronotskyensis 2002 includes:
- the hflX gene encoding GTPase HflX, whose translation MIQKLKSYQTEEYMIDEFIYNTLKEFSTNLNKEIAIALNRKGRIEEVLIEKKEFDELENQDSFPKKAALIFTRLSSLSHPSISELSTLIMKKYDYVMTISLKTEEATIAFWGRYLKEVETIGPHRIEYFYNLDISSKISEVDEKQREREKIHEIFAEEERALLVDVWSKSSSELDRHLLEELENLCKTAGVKVVDKVVQVRRSIDPAYFIGRGKAEEILSICQQKDIDVVIFNRELSPAQIKNLEELLLRKVIDRTDVILDIFARRARTKEGKLQVELAQLLTLLPRLRGTGVLLSRLGGGIGTRGPGETKLEIDRRHIQRRIEEIKKELEKVKKNREVQRKSRIENQVPVVSIIGYTNAGKSTLMNRISKADVLIEDKLFATLDTTTRRVYHKGKEFLLTDTVGFIRNLPHHLVEAFSSTLEEVKYSNLILNVVDISDPYYYDHIKVSEDLLKQLGAENIPVIRVYNKIDKVDLSSIDVFDNLPHVFISAQDGRGISTLLDMIVERI comes from the coding sequence ATGATTCAAAAACTCAAGTCCTATCAGACAGAAGAATATATGATTGATGAGTTTATTTATAATACATTGAAAGAATTTTCGACAAATCTTAATAAAGAAATAGCAATTGCTTTGAATAGAAAAGGAAGAATTGAAGAGGTTCTAATAGAAAAAAAGGAGTTTGATGAATTGGAAAATCAGGACTCTTTCCCTAAAAAAGCAGCGTTAATCTTTACAAGATTATCTTCTTTATCACATCCTTCAATATCTGAACTTTCTACACTTATAATGAAAAAGTATGACTATGTAATGACAATCTCTCTCAAGACAGAAGAAGCTACAATAGCTTTTTGGGGAAGGTATTTAAAAGAGGTTGAAACGATTGGACCGCACAGAATAGAATATTTTTACAATCTTGATATTTCATCCAAGATATCAGAAGTAGATGAAAAACAGAGGGAAAGAGAAAAAATTCACGAGATTTTTGCAGAAGAAGAGAGAGCTTTACTTGTTGATGTGTGGTCAAAGAGTTCATCTGAGCTTGACAGACACCTTTTAGAAGAGCTTGAGAACCTGTGCAAGACAGCAGGGGTTAAAGTTGTTGACAAGGTGGTACAGGTAAGAAGGAGCATAGACCCTGCGTATTTTATAGGAAGGGGTAAGGCAGAAGAGATACTTTCTATCTGTCAGCAAAAAGACATTGACGTTGTGATATTCAACAGAGAACTTTCGCCTGCTCAGATAAAAAACTTAGAAGAACTGCTTTTGAGAAAAGTGATAGATAGAACTGATGTTATACTTGACATATTTGCAAGGCGTGCAAGGACCAAAGAGGGAAAACTTCAAGTAGAACTTGCACAGCTTTTGACCTTGCTTCCGCGCCTGCGTGGGACTGGAGTGCTACTTTCAAGACTTGGTGGTGGAATAGGAACAAGAGGGCCTGGTGAAACCAAGCTTGAGATTGACAGGAGACATATCCAGCGTAGGATTGAAGAGATAAAAAAGGAGCTTGAAAAGGTGAAAAAAAACAGAGAAGTACAAAGAAAAAGCAGAATAGAGAATCAGGTGCCGGTGGTCTCAATAATTGGTTACACAAACGCAGGCAAGTCTACACTCATGAACAGAATCTCAAAAGCAGATGTTCTAATAGAAGATAAACTATTTGCAACACTTGATACTACAACAAGACGAGTGTACCACAAGGGCAAAGAATTTTTGCTCACAGATACTGTTGGGTTTATAAGAAACTTGCCGCATCATCTTGTTGAGGCATTTTCCTCGACATTAGAAGAGGTCAAGTATTCAAACCTTATACTGAACGTTGTAGATATTTCTGACCCATATTATTATGACCACATAAAAGTATCTGAGGATTTGCTAAAACAGCTTGGAGCAGAAAATATCCCTGTTATAAGGGTTTATAACAAGATAGATAAAGTTGACCTTTCAAGTATAGATGTGTTTGACAATCTTCCACATGTTTTTATCTCTGCTCAGGATGGCAGAGGCATTAGCACTTTACTTGATATGATTGTTGAGAGGATTTAA
- a CDS encoding YigZ family protein — protein MGFKTVAQNVRVEFVEKKSRFIASVFRVENQYEVNTFLDKVRKEFYNATHNVYAYTYGIEYPVQKYSDDGEPQGTAGLPVMEVIRKNNVSNVLIIVTRYFGGILLGASGLVRAYTQAASLGLEKAGILEYHECEEVLLSVEYYDFEKIKWLASRFNTKIEKIEYSQVVDLLLAIKKEEVDEFIKNVSDITSGNFLADKKGIVLRAI, from the coding sequence ATGGGATTTAAAACCGTTGCACAAAATGTCCGAGTAGAATTTGTTGAAAAAAAGTCAAGGTTCATTGCATCAGTTTTCAGGGTAGAAAATCAGTATGAGGTTAATACCTTCCTTGACAAGGTCAGAAAAGAGTTTTATAATGCAACACATAACGTGTATGCGTATACCTATGGCATTGAATATCCTGTACAGAAATATTCGGATGATGGTGAGCCACAGGGAACAGCCGGGCTTCCTGTCATGGAGGTAATAAGAAAGAATAATGTTTCAAATGTTCTGATTATAGTAACACGCTATTTTGGCGGAATCCTGCTGGGTGCGTCAGGACTTGTCAGGGCATATACACAAGCAGCCAGCCTTGGGCTTGAAAAAGCAGGTATTTTGGAGTATCATGAGTGTGAAGAGGTTTTACTGAGTGTAGAATATTATGATTTTGAGAAAATTAAATGGCTTGCTTCAAGATTTAATACAAAGATAGAAAAGATTGAATATTCGCAAGTTGTAGATTTGTTGCTGGCAATCAAAAAAGAAGAGGTGGATGAGTTTATAAAGAACGTTTCGGATATTACATCCGGCAACTTCCTGGCTGACAAAAAAGGGATAGTTTTAAGAGCAATTTAG
- a CDS encoding NUDIX hydrolase yields MLIRNCAGGVVFYQGKIFIMKNEKGEWVFPKGVIRNGEIAPEVAVRRVKEEVGIDASILSTAGQTSYEFYSVTRQRPVCNKIIWYIMEAKSPEFLKENKEENVFDAGYFDIEEAIQKITYSQDKALASCAYEQYKQLVNI; encoded by the coding sequence TTGCTTATCCGTAATTGTGCTGGTGGAGTTGTGTTCTACCAGGGAAAAATCTTTATCATGAAGAACGAGAAGGGCGAATGGGTGTTTCCAAAAGGTGTTATTCGAAACGGCGAGATTGCGCCCGAAGTTGCGGTAAGAAGGGTTAAGGAAGAAGTTGGGATTGATGCTTCAATTCTCTCTACAGCAGGTCAAACAAGCTATGAGTTCTATTCTGTCACACGTCAGAGACCAGTTTGTAACAAGATTATATGGTATATTATGGAAGCAAAATCTCCAGAATTTTTAAAAGAGAACAAGGAAGAAAACGTTTTTGATGCTGGATATTTTGACATTGAAGAGGCTATCCAGAAGATTACTTACAGCCAAGACAAGGCTCTGGCATCTTGTGCGTATGAACAGTACAAACAGCTTGTGAATATTTAA